One Dictyoglomus turgidum DSM 6724 DNA window includes the following coding sequences:
- a CDS encoding Ni/Fe hydrogenase subunit alpha, translated as MEKKITISPVTRIEGHARVTIHLNDDGKVESAFFHVDQFRGFEKFSEGRHFSEMPVITERICGICPISHHLASAKATDEIIGVEIPRTAKLLRELIHMGQIIQSHSMHFFELAGPDLILGWDADPKIRNVVGLIQENPELALKAVKLRKFGQRIIELVAGRRIHPTFAVPGGVNSSLSPSARDEILSGIDEMIGYIKEGIKIAEDFIEKNKELCDEFASFPTGYMGLVKEDGSLELYDGKIRFMDKDGNILKEFKPQYYLRYIGERVEDWTYLKFPYYKPLGYPNGVYRVGPLARLNIADKISTPLANEEFKKFKSINNGKPVEGSIYYHYARLIETVYALERAREILEDPEVMSQNVLKMGEVTNEEGVGVVEAPRGTLIHHYWVDERGTIEKVNLIVSTGHNNWAMSKAVEMVAKAFVDGKNLKEGMLNRVEGAIRCYDPCLSCSTHAIGKMPIVVELYDKDGNIIDVIKRD; from the coding sequence ATGGAAAAGAAGATTACTATAAGTCCAGTTACAAGAATAGAAGGACATGCAAGGGTTACTATTCATCTTAATGATGACGGAAAAGTAGAAAGTGCTTTCTTCCATGTAGATCAATTTAGAGGATTTGAAAAATTCTCAGAAGGAAGGCACTTTTCAGAAATGCCTGTTATTACTGAAAGAATCTGCGGTATATGTCCTATAAGTCACCACTTAGCCTCTGCAAAGGCCACCGATGAGATCATAGGCGTAGAAATCCCAAGAACCGCTAAACTTCTAAGAGAACTCATTCACATGGGACAGATTATTCAGTCCCATTCCATGCACTTTTTTGAATTAGCAGGACCAGACCTTATTTTAGGTTGGGATGCAGATCCAAAGATCAGAAATGTGGTAGGATTAATTCAGGAAAATCCAGAACTTGCACTAAAAGCAGTAAAATTAAGAAAATTTGGACAAAGAATTATTGAACTTGTAGCAGGAAGAAGAATACATCCTACCTTTGCAGTTCCAGGAGGAGTTAATTCTTCTTTATCTCCCTCTGCAAGAGACGAAATTTTAAGTGGAATTGATGAAATGATTGGATACATTAAAGAGGGAATAAAAATAGCTGAAGACTTCATAGAAAAGAATAAAGAACTCTGCGACGAATTTGCTTCCTTTCCCACAGGTTATATGGGACTTGTAAAAGAAGATGGTTCTCTTGAGCTTTATGATGGAAAAATAAGATTTATGGATAAAGATGGAAATATACTTAAAGAGTTTAAGCCTCAATATTATTTGCGATATATTGGAGAAAGGGTTGAAGATTGGACCTATTTAAAATTCCCATATTATAAACCCTTAGGATATCCTAACGGAGTTTATAGAGTAGGTCCTTTAGCAAGATTAAACATAGCTGACAAAATTAGCACACCTCTTGCCAATGAAGAATTCAAGAAATTTAAATCCATTAATAATGGAAAACCAGTAGAAGGTTCCATATACTACCATTATGCAAGACTTATTGAAACTGTCTATGCCCTTGAAAGAGCAAGAGAAATCTTAGAAGATCCTGAGGTAATGAGCCAGAATGTATTAAAGATGGGAGAGGTGACTAATGAAGAAGGGGTAGGAGTAGTAGAAGCTCCAAGAGGAACCTTAATCCACCATTACTGGGTAGATGAAAGGGGAACCATTGAGAAGGTGAATTTGATTGTATCCACAGGACATAATAATTGGGCTATGAGTAAAGCAGTAGAGATGGTAGCAAAAGCCTTTGTGGATGGTAAAAATCTTAAAGAAGGTATGCTTAATAGGGTTGAGGGGGCTATTAGATGTTATGATCCTTGTCTTTCTTGTTCTACTCATGCTATAGGAAAGATGCCCATTGTAGTTGAACTATACGACAAAGACGGAAACATCATTGATGTTATAAAGAGAGATTGA
- a CDS encoding hydrogenase maturation protease, whose protein sequence is MKILLVGFGNPYRRDDGLGIKLLDLIEHNVEKIKVQELTFDMAEIFKDYDMVIFIDASLEGNEIVFRRVKEEITFSPLTHHTPCEELLSWTRVLYGKTPEFYLLSIRGYDFDFGEELSEKAKENLKKAEEFLKSFLENHI, encoded by the coding sequence TTGAAGATATTACTTGTGGGATTTGGAAATCCATATAGAAGAGACGATGGATTAGGAATAAAGCTCCTGGACCTTATAGAACACAATGTAGAGAAAATTAAGGTCCAGGAGCTCACTTTTGATATGGCTGAAATCTTTAAAGATTATGATATGGTAATCTTTATAGATGCCTCCTTAGAAGGTAACGAAATAGTCTTTAGAAGAGTAAAAGAAGAAATTACTTTTTCTCCTCTTACCCATCACACTCCCTGCGAAGAACTTCTATCTTGGACAAGGGTACTATACGGAAAAACTCCAGAATTTTATCTTTTGTCCATAAGAGGATACGATTTTGACTTTGGAGAAGAGCTTTCAGAAAAGGCAAAAGAAAATTTAAAAAAGGCAGAAGAATTCCTTAAAAGTTTTCTTGAAAACCATATATGA
- the hypF gene encoding carbamoyltransferase HypF: MKTYKLRIWGIVQGVGFRPFIYRLAKSLNLKGWVLNSTGSVQILIQGEEENIEKFMELIIKEAPPLSRIERIEKEEVNSEELEDFKILESKEDTGFNFISPDIAICEDCLREMRDPKDRRYKYPFINCTNCGPRYTIIEDLPYDREKTTMKIFEMCEECKKEYHNPSSRRFHAQPISCYDCGPKIWIHGDKDKDIFEKIAKYLEEGKILAIKGMGGFHLACDATKEDIVKRLRERKKRPSKPFALMMKDIEMIKEYCFVSKEEEKILKSKEAPIVLLRTRELKDISPLVAPGNKYLGVMLPYTPYHHLIFDYFKKPIIMTSGNLSDEPIAKDNEEAMERLKNIADVFVLHNRNIKHRIDDSVVFVENKEIQIIRRARGYAPDPIKIPIKIKPTLALGGELKNTFSLGKENYIFISPHIGDLKDKETLEVYEETIQEYIRLFKIEPELLVHDLHPQYLSTDLAQSFKKYMEVKSIQHHKAHFYSLLLDRGITKDIICFTFDGTGYGEDGKIWGGEVFVGNIEGVKRVAHFKYFPIVGGDSAIENPRKIALSYILKYFPKDADKIISMDDFEKNLIKILLEREENIFYTSSCGRIFDLISALLGIREKIDYEGQAAIELEMHAMESYEEGYYPFKIIENEILEIDILPMIEKIVEEKTKKDKRDIARKFHNTISQIIITLSEILREEYNINKVGFSGGVFQNRLLLQTTIPALKESKFEVYTHQKVPTNDGGVSLGQTIMGYK, translated from the coding sequence ATGAAAACCTATAAATTAAGAATTTGGGGGATTGTTCAAGGAGTTGGTTTTAGACCCTTTATCTATAGACTTGCCAAAAGTCTAAACCTTAAGGGATGGGTTCTAAACTCCACAGGATCAGTACAGATACTCATTCAAGGAGAAGAAGAAAATATTGAAAAATTCATGGAACTAATTATAAAAGAGGCGCCTCCTTTATCAAGGATTGAAAGAATAGAAAAGGAAGAAGTAAATTCCGAAGAATTAGAAGATTTTAAAATTCTTGAAAGTAAAGAGGATACAGGTTTTAACTTCATATCTCCTGATATTGCCATATGTGAAGACTGTCTAAGGGAAATGAGAGATCCCAAAGACAGAAGATATAAATATCCTTTTATAAACTGCACCAATTGTGGTCCCCGATATACCATAATAGAAGATCTTCCTTATGACAGAGAAAAAACCACCATGAAGATCTTTGAAATGTGTGAAGAGTGCAAAAAAGAATATCATAATCCTTCTTCAAGAAGATTTCATGCCCAACCCATATCCTGCTATGACTGTGGACCCAAAATTTGGATTCATGGAGATAAAGATAAGGATATCTTTGAAAAAATAGCAAAATATCTTGAAGAAGGAAAAATTCTCGCCATAAAAGGCATGGGAGGATTCCATCTTGCCTGTGATGCTACAAAAGAAGACATAGTGAAAAGATTAAGAGAAAGAAAAAAAAGACCCTCAAAACCTTTTGCCCTCATGATGAAAGACATAGAAATGATAAAAGAATACTGCTTTGTAAGTAAAGAGGAAGAAAAAATATTAAAATCCAAAGAAGCTCCTATTGTGCTCTTAAGGACGAGAGAATTAAAAGATATATCTCCTCTTGTGGCCCCTGGAAACAAATACTTAGGAGTTATGCTTCCCTATACTCCTTACCATCATTTAATTTTTGATTATTTCAAAAAGCCCATTATTATGACCAGTGGAAATTTATCCGACGAACCCATAGCAAAAGACAATGAGGAAGCTATGGAGAGATTAAAAAATATCGCGGATGTATTCGTACTTCACAACAGAAATATTAAGCATCGTATAGATGATAGCGTAGTATTTGTGGAAAACAAAGAAATACAAATTATAAGAAGAGCAAGAGGATATGCCCCAGACCCTATTAAAATTCCCATAAAAATAAAGCCTACCCTTGCCCTTGGAGGAGAACTAAAAAATACTTTCTCCTTAGGAAAGGAGAACTACATATTTATAAGTCCTCATATAGGGGATCTCAAGGATAAAGAAACCTTAGAAGTTTACGAAGAGACTATACAAGAGTACATAAGACTTTTTAAGATCGAGCCAGAACTATTGGTACATGATCTTCATCCCCAATATCTTTCTACGGATTTAGCCCAGAGTTTTAAAAAATATATGGAGGTAAAGTCAATTCAACACCACAAAGCCCATTTCTATTCCCTTCTCCTTGATAGAGGAATCACCAAAGATATAATTTGCTTTACTTTTGATGGAACAGGATATGGGGAAGACGGAAAAATATGGGGAGGCGAAGTATTTGTAGGAAATATAGAGGGAGTAAAAAGGGTCGCCCACTTTAAATACTTTCCTATTGTGGGAGGAGATAGCGCCATAGAAAATCCAAGAAAAATTGCCCTATCATACATACTTAAATATTTTCCTAAGGATGCAGATAAAATAATTTCTATGGATGATTTTGAAAAGAATTTAATTAAAATACTCCTTGAAAGGGAAGAAAATATATTTTACACATCCTCTTGTGGAAGAATCTTCGACCTTATATCTGCCCTCTTAGGAATAAGAGAAAAAATTGACTATGAAGGACAAGCGGCAATTGAGTTAGAAATGCATGCCATGGAATCCTATGAAGAAGGTTATTATCCTTTTAAAATTATCGAAAACGAAATCCTTGAAATTGATATTTTGCCAATGATTGAGAAAATCGTAGAAGAAAAAACCAAAAAAGATAAAAGAGATATTGCAAGAAAATTTCACAACACCATCTCTCAAATAATAATTACCCTTTCAGAAATACTTAGAGAAGAATATAACATAAATAAGGTTGGATTTTCAGGAGGAGTTTTTCAAAATAGACTCCTTTTACAAACCACTATTCCTGCCTTAAAAGAAAGCAAATTTGAAGTATATACCCACCAAAAAGTTCCCACAAATGATGGGGGAGTTTCCTTAGGACAAACTATTATGGGATATAAATAA
- a CDS encoding glycoside hydrolase family 2 TIM barrel-domain containing protein: MLKINIDRDWEYLEENLAFLEHVILRDDWKKVDIPHDIAIEKPRRKDNPSGPDEGFTAGSNIFYKRNLPIDEELLEKNLILEFEGIMGYSEIYINGILLKKHFYGYSSFLVDITNYVHEGENTLLVYVNNTHKPSSRWYAGTGIYRHVWLRVGGEVFIKPWELHVESDILDEKKAFLNIKVGVKNSSGRKVKAKLQFRIFSKEDELIKESEEKFEIDGKEEKVILKGLEIDNYIPWDIEDPYLYRLEAKILMDDKESDIDSTYFGIRKIEVVPNVGFKLNGRVIKLKGGCIHHDNGILGSASYDRAEERKVEILKQNGFNAVRTAHNPFSPSFLDACDRLGMLVMEEFFDVWTAGKRAYDYHLFFEKYWEEDVENTIKRDFNHPSIIMWSIGNEITWGSGVNWEKEKGYTNIFEWSEKLSKKVKELDPTRFVTSAFCGLPFEAVKVEDVEEDNTVILGVWKGNEETKSRWGEITEKYFKYLDVAGYNYKVDRYEDDGKEYPNRIICGTETFPYTLYDNWKETLKNPNVIGDFVWTAMDYLGEAGIGRASLDENEAKNFLGGFPWLISNCGDIDICGDKKPQSYYRDIVWSLRKVPYIAVLPPELYGKKIYLRLWGWEPVERNYNFKGWEGKPLRVYVYSDADEVELFLNGKSMGRKIAGDKVKFKTFYDINYEPGRLEVIGYKDGLEVGRDILETTGEPIKLKLIPDRNRISSCYGDLSYIKIVAVDEKGREVKNARNKIRVEVEGVGKLVALGSSDPLSQESFVTNEISLYQGRALAILKIMGIPGELKLKAWGENLKEEEIVIKCE; encoded by the coding sequence ATGTTAAAAATAAATATTGATAGAGATTGGGAATATTTAGAAGAAAATTTGGCTTTTTTAGAACATGTTATTTTAAGAGATGATTGGAAAAAGGTGGATATTCCTCATGATATAGCCATTGAAAAACCAAGAAGGAAGGATAATCCTTCGGGACCTGATGAGGGGTTTACTGCGGGAAGTAATATTTTTTATAAAAGGAATTTGCCTATTGATGAAGAACTTTTAGAAAAGAATTTAATTCTGGAATTTGAAGGAATAATGGGGTATTCAGAAATTTATATAAATGGAATCCTTCTTAAGAAGCATTTTTATGGATATTCAAGTTTCTTGGTAGATATTACAAATTATGTGCATGAGGGAGAAAATACTCTGTTAGTTTATGTGAACAATACCCATAAGCCAAGTTCTAGATGGTATGCAGGAACTGGTATTTATAGGCATGTGTGGTTGAGAGTAGGGGGAGAGGTGTTTATCAAACCTTGGGAGCTTCATGTGGAAAGTGATATCTTAGATGAAAAAAAGGCTTTTTTGAATATAAAAGTGGGAGTTAAGAATAGCAGTGGAAGAAAAGTTAAAGCCAAATTGCAATTTAGAATTTTCTCAAAGGAAGATGAATTGATAAAGGAGAGCGAAGAAAAATTTGAAATAGATGGAAAGGAAGAAAAAGTTATTTTAAAAGGATTAGAGATTGATAACTATATACCCTGGGATATTGAAGATCCTTATCTTTATAGGCTTGAGGCAAAAATATTGATGGATGATAAAGAATCTGATATAGATTCTACTTATTTTGGTATAAGGAAGATTGAGGTTGTACCTAATGTGGGCTTTAAATTAAATGGTAGGGTTATTAAGCTTAAAGGTGGATGTATACATCATGATAACGGGATTTTGGGAAGTGCCAGTTATGATAGGGCTGAAGAAAGAAAGGTTGAGATCTTAAAACAAAATGGTTTTAATGCTGTGAGAACCGCTCATAATCCTTTTTCTCCATCTTTTCTTGATGCCTGTGATAGATTGGGTATGTTGGTTATGGAAGAGTTTTTTGATGTGTGGACTGCTGGTAAAAGGGCTTATGATTATCATCTTTTCTTTGAAAAATACTGGGAAGAAGATGTGGAAAATACTATAAAGAGGGATTTTAATCATCCTTCCATAATTATGTGGTCCATAGGCAATGAGATAACTTGGGGATCAGGAGTAAATTGGGAGAAGGAAAAGGGATATACAAATATTTTTGAATGGAGTGAAAAACTTTCTAAAAAGGTTAAAGAATTGGATCCTACGAGATTTGTAACTTCTGCTTTTTGTGGATTGCCCTTTGAGGCTGTAAAGGTGGAAGATGTGGAAGAAGATAATACTGTAATATTGGGAGTTTGGAAAGGCAATGAGGAAACAAAAAGTAGATGGGGAGAGATAACTGAGAAGTATTTCAAGTATCTTGATGTGGCTGGATATAACTATAAAGTGGACAGATATGAGGATGATGGTAAAGAATATCCCAATCGTATAATTTGTGGAACAGAAACCTTTCCATATACCTTATACGATAATTGGAAAGAGACCTTAAAAAATCCCAATGTAATTGGAGATTTTGTATGGACTGCTATGGATTATCTTGGAGAAGCTGGTATTGGTAGGGCATCTTTGGATGAGAATGAGGCAAAAAACTTTTTGGGAGGCTTTCCTTGGTTAATCTCTAATTGTGGTGATATAGATATTTGTGGTGATAAAAAACCTCAGTCCTATTATAGGGATATAGTTTGGAGCTTGAGAAAAGTTCCTTATATAGCAGTTCTTCCTCCTGAATTGTATGGTAAAAAGATATATTTAAGACTCTGGGGATGGGAACCTGTAGAGAGGAATTACAATTTCAAGGGATGGGAAGGTAAACCTTTAAGGGTTTATGTGTATTCTGACGCTGATGAGGTAGAACTATTTTTGAATGGAAAAAGTATGGGAAGAAAAATTGCTGGAGATAAAGTAAAGTTCAAGACTTTCTATGACATAAATTATGAACCGGGAAGACTTGAGGTTATAGGCTATAAAGATGGGTTAGAAGTGGGGAGGGATATTTTGGAGACTACAGGAGAGCCTATAAAGTTAAAATTAATTCCTGACAGAAATAGGATTTCATCTTGCTATGGAGATTTAAGCTATATAAAAATTGTTGCTGTGGATGAGAAGGGAAGAGAGGTAAAGAATGCAAGAAATAAAATAAGAGTGGAAGTAGAGGGAGTAGGTAAATTGGTAGCTCTTGGAAGTTCCGATCCTCTTTCTCAAGAAAGTTTTGTGACAAATGAAATAAGTTTATATCAGGGAAGAGCTCTTGCCATATTAAAAATTATGGGAATACCTGGAGAGCTAAAGTTGAAAGCTTGGGGAGAGAATTTAAAGGAGGAAGAAATAGTGATAAAGTGTGAATAA
- a CDS encoding ABC transporter substrate-binding protein: protein MKKLLFIFLLLFLLIVSSGSFAQGLPAGIPRDKTLILPFLFAPLPVPGNWNLWAGWRAQNCGLHQFVTEPLWTINPDVVKGGIINALAAADPIYNSDFTKLVIKLRKGIYWSDGVEFTADDLVYTIQTVKDTEGLDYHGAMQDVKRVYAPDKYTVVVELNRPNSRFHTFFLERWGALRPMPKHIFSKVKDVLTYDFNPPVSLGPYVYVAHDPAGYWVLWKKREDWKRTVTGQLFGEPKPEYVLFINHGTPEKQNMAMLRHELDAIQGTAEQMLTMLKMSNTTRSYRDTWPYIDPRDISTRGPAFNHLVPPYNNKDVRWALALSIDVVETIISTYNGMAAMTPGLPLVVGKNFYDWYFKPLKPWLENLTLDIGGGQKFKPWDSKAPWRLLEWAKKNYKVDIDPNNEEEVRLTLGYGWWKYAPDVAEKLLIKNGFKKIGGKWYLPDGKPWKITILRGPDPTDMANIFILGVAEQWKKFGIDVVFNVTTAAATLALNGQFEVLNTGHGGFAGEPWGLHPDLYLCFNAMNSKYVRPVGEPTLGWAGRWSDPRMDKIIAELERTRWTDFPKIKKLGLEGLKVEIEEMISIPIINCPIAIVFDEYYWTNWPSPKNDYARCDNFTTWPQLKYILHQIKPTGKK, encoded by the coding sequence ATGAAAAAGCTCCTTTTTATTTTCCTTCTTCTCTTTCTCTTAATTGTTTCCTCTGGAAGCTTTGCCCAAGGTCTTCCTGCTGGTATTCCTAGAGATAAAACCTTAATTCTACCATTCTTATTTGCCCCCCTTCCTGTTCCTGGAAACTGGAACTTATGGGCTGGCTGGAGGGCACAAAACTGTGGATTACATCAATTTGTTACAGAACCTCTTTGGACAATAAACCCCGACGTTGTTAAAGGGGGAATAATCAACGCATTAGCAGCGGCGGACCCTATTTATAACAGTGATTTTACAAAATTAGTAATAAAGCTTAGAAAAGGAATATATTGGAGTGATGGTGTTGAATTTACTGCCGATGATTTAGTCTATACTATTCAAACAGTAAAAGATACTGAGGGGCTTGACTATCATGGAGCAATGCAAGATGTAAAAAGGGTTTATGCTCCAGACAAATATACAGTGGTAGTAGAACTTAACAGACCCAACAGTAGATTCCATACTTTCTTCCTTGAAAGATGGGGCGCCCTAAGACCTATGCCAAAACATATTTTTAGCAAAGTCAAAGATGTACTTACTTACGATTTTAACCCTCCAGTAAGTTTAGGACCCTATGTGTATGTAGCCCATGACCCAGCAGGATATTGGGTGCTTTGGAAAAAGAGAGAGGATTGGAAGAGAACAGTTACTGGACAACTGTTTGGTGAACCAAAACCTGAGTATGTATTATTTATAAACCATGGTACACCAGAGAAACAAAACATGGCTATGCTGAGACACGAACTTGACGCAATACAAGGTACAGCAGAACAAATGCTAACAATGTTAAAAATGAGTAATACCACAAGAAGCTACCGTGATACATGGCCCTATATTGATCCAAGAGACATATCTACCAGAGGGCCAGCCTTTAACCATTTAGTACCCCCATACAATAATAAAGACGTAAGATGGGCACTTGCATTATCCATAGATGTGGTTGAAACAATTATATCTACATATAATGGAATGGCTGCAATGACACCAGGACTTCCTCTCGTAGTTGGTAAAAACTTCTATGATTGGTATTTCAAACCCTTAAAACCATGGCTTGAAAACCTAACATTAGATATTGGCGGTGGACAAAAATTTAAACCTTGGGATTCAAAGGCACCTTGGAGACTATTAGAATGGGCAAAGAAAAACTACAAAGTAGATATTGATCCTAATAATGAAGAAGAGGTAAGGCTCACATTAGGTTATGGATGGTGGAAATATGCACCTGATGTGGCAGAGAAATTACTAATAAAGAATGGATTTAAGAAGATAGGAGGAAAATGGTATTTGCCCGACGGCAAACCTTGGAAAATTACTATATTAAGAGGTCCAGATCCAACAGACATGGCAAATATCTTCATTCTTGGTGTAGCTGAGCAGTGGAAAAAGTTTGGTATAGATGTGGTCTTCAATGTGACAACTGCAGCAGCTACATTGGCCTTAAATGGACAATTTGAAGTACTCAATACAGGGCATGGCGGATTTGCAGGAGAGCCTTGGGGATTGCATCCTGATTTATACTTGTGCTTTAATGCTATGAATAGTAAATATGTCAGACCTGTAGGAGAACCAACCCTCGGTTGGGCTGGAAGATGGAGTGATCCTCGCATGGATAAAATAATTGCTGAATTAGAAAGAACTCGTTGGACTGACTTTCCAAAAATCAAAAAACTTGGCTTAGAAGGTTTGAAAGTAGAAATTGAAGAAATGATATCAATTCCAATAATTAACTGTCCAATAGCTATAGTGTTTGATGAATATTATTGGACCAACTGGCCAAGCCCTAAGAATGATTATGCACGTTGCGACAATTTCACCACATGGCCACAGTTAAAATATATCTTGCATCAAATAAAACCCACTGGTAAAAAGTAA
- a CDS encoding ABC transporter permease, which translates to MSFIKRYLIPRLIQYVIVTFLGLTAIFLFPRLLPVDPIKQELVRYQTFGVYVSPEQQEQIMKTLRQLYGLEGTLWEQYLSFWGRLFKFDFGPSLSRFPTPVNKVIGMALPWTVGLLSFTTIIAWILAVIIGGIVGYYRKKWMEVFDFIIMIIRPIPYYITSLIFLILFAYIFPIFPLSGGIGIGTTLAFNLSTILNILKHAILPALTLIVVGFCWQFQSMKLITQVAKNEDHVIYAKIAGISDSKIVSNHVIRNAMLPMVTQLGLQFGTIFSGTLITEMVFAYPGIGWILYDSIMRADYNLIMGIMCISVIAVTTSILFLDLIYPLFDPRVRYR; encoded by the coding sequence ATGTCTTTTATTAAAAGATATTTAATACCAAGACTGATTCAATATGTAATAGTCACTTTCTTAGGTTTAACCGCTATTTTCTTATTTCCCCGCTTACTTCCAGTGGATCCAATTAAGCAAGAATTAGTTAGGTATCAGACCTTTGGTGTATATGTTTCTCCTGAACAACAAGAACAAATAATGAAAACTCTCAGACAACTTTATGGCCTTGAAGGAACTTTGTGGGAACAATATTTATCCTTCTGGGGAAGATTATTCAAATTTGATTTTGGACCATCCTTATCTCGTTTTCCAACCCCTGTAAATAAAGTAATAGGCATGGCACTGCCATGGACCGTAGGACTTTTGTCATTCACCACTATTATCGCGTGGATATTAGCCGTCATAATAGGAGGAATAGTAGGATATTATAGAAAGAAATGGATGGAAGTATTTGACTTTATTATAATGATTATAAGACCAATTCCATATTATATTACATCTCTCATATTCTTAATACTTTTTGCTTATATCTTCCCCATATTTCCTTTAAGCGGTGGTATAGGCATAGGTACAACTTTAGCTTTTAATCTTTCAACTATTCTAAATATTTTAAAGCATGCTATTTTACCCGCATTAACATTAATTGTTGTCGGCTTCTGCTGGCAGTTTCAGAGTATGAAGTTAATAACTCAAGTCGCCAAAAACGAGGATCATGTAATATATGCCAAAATCGCAGGTATAAGCGATAGTAAAATCGTATCAAATCATGTCATAAGAAATGCCATGCTACCTATGGTAACACAGCTTGGATTACAATTTGGTACAATCTTCAGTGGGACTTTAATAACAGAAATGGTATTCGCATATCCTGGCATTGGATGGATCCTATATGACTCCATAATGAGAGCAGATTATAACTTGATTATGGGCATTATGTGTATTTCGGTAATAGCGGTAACTACTTCTATTTTGTTTCTTGATTTGATATATCCTTTGTTTGATCCGAGAGTACGTTACAGATAA